Proteins from a single region of Chryseobacterium sp. W4I1:
- a CDS encoding cyanophycinase, which translates to MISKGKLLIIGGKEDRNGTEVKMENTNDDFSPHEILKLLVQSKDDRIEVITTASSEPESMKEIYQKTFNEIGYTNFDFLDICDQQMHTDYHLKRITDAKTVFFTGGDQNKICEELKMSVVNDILLERYMNDKDFVIAGTSAGAMCMPEIVIAEAENGEAIVDHDIKLRKGLGLIDNCIVDTHFVHRGRFGRLAHAAILHPEHWGIGLGEDTALLIENGNTAICKGSGMAVIISAKNMNQTNIDSVKDGDPVYAENLKVHLMTDGCRINLTTGEMKGSPD; encoded by the coding sequence ATGATTTCAAAGGGAAAATTATTAATTATAGGCGGTAAAGAAGACAGAAACGGAACAGAAGTGAAAATGGAAAATACCAATGATGATTTTTCACCACATGAAATTCTCAAGCTTCTCGTTCAGTCGAAGGATGACCGTATCGAGGTAATTACTACCGCCAGTTCTGAACCAGAAAGTATGAAAGAGATCTACCAGAAAACATTCAATGAGATCGGGTATACAAATTTTGATTTCCTGGATATCTGCGATCAACAAATGCACACAGATTATCATTTAAAAAGAATCACTGATGCCAAAACCGTGTTCTTCACTGGGGGTGACCAGAACAAAATATGTGAAGAGCTGAAAATGTCTGTAGTCAACGATATACTATTAGAAAGATATATGAATGACAAGGATTTTGTGATTGCAGGAACAAGTGCAGGTGCCATGTGTATGCCGGAAATTGTCATTGCTGAAGCGGAAAATGGCGAAGCTATTGTAGATCATGACATTAAGCTGCGCAAAGGTTTAGGACTGATTGATAACTGTATTGTAGATACACATTTTGTACACCGGGGAAGATTCGGAAGACTGGCTCATGCAGCTATACTGCATCCGGAACATTGGGGAATCGGATTGGGTGAAGATACCGCATTACTGATAGAGAATGGAAATACTGCAATCTGTAAAGGTTCAGGAATGGCTGTCATCATCAGTGCAAAGAACATGAACCAGACCAATATAGATTCTGTAAAGGATGGAGATCCCGTGTACGCTGAAAATCTCAAAGTACATCTGATGACAGACGGCTGCCGCATCAATCTGACTACCGGTGAAATGAAAGGAAGTCCGGATTAA